ATTCCATAAAACTATAATCACTGGCTTTTGCATTATGCAAGAGAGATGTTATGAAATCTCCCAATTTTAAGtcattatatgtattataatcaCTGCTAGATAATTTTACAAGGCTTGTCATATCCGTGGTTTCTAttgattttagtttttcattaATGCGATCCATTAAATCTTGAAAAATTACAGCAGTTTCACCTTTTTCATGATTTGTAGTAGAATTATTGCTGTCATTTGAGAGTAAAGAATAAGAGTTACTGgattttttagttttaagtattttatcttgATGATCACTCTTATTGCTGCTTATTTCTGCTGGTGTGAGAGATGGAGGCTGGTTAATGTTTGCTTCAAGTTTGTTATTTTCTAAGGCTGAAATCTCTGAGATGACGTCTTTCAATTTTTCAAATCCTTCAGTTTCTACAGGTGATAATGGTGGGGGTGAGGGACTTCGAGATCTACAGGCATCTTTAAGAGTGACTGAAAGATCACATACTTCCTTTGACAAAAGAGGACTACGAAAGGCTGATCTTGTAGAGTGAATGTTTGGTAACAGTCCAGAACAGCACCTGTGAGAATTATAACTGTCTGCAATTCCTCTATTCACTACTGGCTTAACGTGTTCAACAGTTACAGTTTGGCAAGATAAACAATGTAAATCTTTAATACAGACTGGCAGAGGTTCTAAACCAGGGCTTTGTTTTTCGTTTTGTAAACAACCTCTTTCTGCCAGCCTATATTCACAACTACAGAACAGACCATATAAATCATCTTCGATTAAGGGCTTTTGAGATTCTGAAGACACAACACATGATGTATTACAACAGCAAAGAGAAGCAGCATTCTGCTCTTGGACTAGAAATTTCAACATAGCCAAAACTTGTTGCTGGTGATGTATGCACAAAGATTCCAAAACTTTGTTTaatgctgattttcttttttccattttagtaGCTTCCTCTGATTTTGCATCAACAgttgaactaaaaataaaaatcaaacaaaaaatgaattgcAGCAAAAATACCACTATAAGGAGTTATAATTTTAACAGTGtttgaaaaaagatattttggtATTGCTGGACTCCTGACTCCTAGAGAGCTGCAATAACGGCATTTTGATTATTGTTTAGCAAAAATATAATGAAGCACGGATAATTAATTTCCTATGACAAAGTATAAGTCAAAGCAAAGCCCTATTTTTGCAATATAAAAGCTGATGATTATacatatgattacatttatatattgtctgtttttaatgtattaagaatatttaatggaAAGTGCTTCAGAAGGAGTTAAATTTTTATGAAGTAGCCATTTTATATTCTGATACATAATTATCAGTCTACATTAGtgcaaataaggaaaataaaatgtaggagtacaatctttatttaaaatagatattttttccaaggcagtgaaaataataaaagctttcCATAATCACAAGGAAAATTAAGGGATTtagattttatgtaaataagAGAATGTCTTTCCTAAGATTAAGCTGCAGGCgttagctatttaaaaataaaatctatttttaattgatgTTAAATACTAAAGTAATTTCATAAAAGCTAAAGGCATTACTTACCTAATTATTAAGTTTCAAATGCTGGAAAATGGCCCACTACAGAAACTAATATACATCTAACTTTAACTAAGAACCGGGCTTGCTTATCAACCAATATAGAagtctacaaatttttttttaatccaatacCAGCAGcaggaagaataaaatatatttaaagagttCTGTTTCAGAAAAGTATCTATTTTAATTAAACATATCACCAAACTCTGTACATGAAAATTGCCTTTCACTTACAGTTTATtacatttgttgtttttaatagttcCTGATTTCTAGAAATTTTAAGGTTGGAATAATGCTGATTATGAACTACTATTGAAGAATGTATTTCTGTTTAAATACAGAATTATTATGCTcatctatattaaaaattataagatttttactttaaaacaggaagtggaatatttttattttgctgcctAAAACTGATATAGCCTGTTTCAGAGGTAAGTAATATTTcacttatattttataaaaattatgttatttgaGTAGCAAAAATAAGGAAGCAAATTTTAAACACGTGATCAAAACTTTTCTGGAAATAAAGATAACTTTACTAGATCCATCCAATGTTCCACTAAAACTAGTGATCTGACATAAAGAAGCTATCAAACAAAGTGAGAAGAGatgtgaaattaaaacaaaacttttaaagtCACTGCCGCCTCTAGACAGATGAAGATAGGACATGATCCCAGTATCctttcctttttgaaaataattttttataaattttgtcATGGTTGGGAGTGTAAAATGATGCAACTGACTCCCAGGATTCAataacatagttttaaaaaatatatgtagagaGCAAGGGTAGGAAGAAATGGTAACTACCAAAgattacaatatatttttttccagcaaattaaaaatgactaattttcacacaagcaaaagaaaacccagaatgTTGTGAGAGATGCACTTCAGTAGTTTCTAAAGTGATGTTATGGCATAATAAAGAGAGAATTTACATGTTTCTTGGAAaaatatgttgtattttaaaGATTAATAACTGTTTATAACTCTTCCTGAAATGCTCAAAGGCTTTTTTCTGTTAATAAAGCCAGGTATGTGGCACAAGTAATCAAAACTAATGACTAGTGTTAAGTATTCTGAAACAATGTTATAATACCAACTTGATTAAGCTcacaaaattacaaaaaccaCTGCTTTTTATATCCCTTTTCTGACATTCTAAGCAAAGCTTTTAGAGTTTTCTTATTCAATTTATTAATAATGGAATTTCAAAAATACTATGGTAGCCAGTAATTCCCATCTAATGCTATAAGAACAGCTTAATAAAGGTATAAATTAGATATTCAGATATTAGATTCTATCTTATGTATCAGATATCAGAAACTAAGATCTCAAATTACAGAACTTCACAATATGCTTATTTGGCTTCAAACATTCTCCCCCATATTTCTTGCATGTTAGGATCTTAAAGAAAAACCTAGTAATGAGTAAATAATAGTTGAACACACATATAAGTATCCAGTCTAGAATTTATTCTCAGGTGATTATATAAGgttctaaaattgtatttttttcgtAGATCCTTtgcttttaaagttttctaaCCTTTTCCTGTTTGATTTATAAACCAAACATCCTGCCTATTTTTAGTATGTTACTATCCATTTTGCCCATTAGAAACTTGTTGGAATATTTCTTCAGAAAAAGTAAATTAGAATACTATATTTAATAAAACTGCTTCCTAAAGTAAATCAAAGAAGTCAGTGtagtcagtttttttcttttcttttctttttttcttttactgaatgAGTAAATCAATCACACACCAACAGTGTTGTAAATTTAAGTGCAAAAGCATTGAAGTGCTTTACTACAAATTACAACCTAGAAACACGTTAACTGAACAATTAAAATTCATACAATCAGATTTAGATATATAACAACACAAAGTAGGAACAGAATTACAGTACATTTACAACACAAGACAGATACATGAATTCATTAGAAAATATTGTAATAAATAATTCATGAATTATAGTGCAATTGATTTATGCATAAATATAACTAATTGCCTAACAATCAGTTTATATTAACAAAATCTGTCAAAATCAAGGCAGCCACAGAGTTTTACTAAATTACTGCGACAATGGAAATActgcaattaaaaaacaaatacaagtaTTTGTACTGTAAACAACTAAAAAAATCAGTCTCACTAAAGTTAGTAtacaatttaatataaaattgtcATTAGCTACCAGAAATGGTTTAAACAACTTGACTGAGCAGTAGTTTTCTAAAAACAGAggcactgttttttcttttccttcttttttttttttttaatataaaatacttgAGGAACATTCAAATAAGTAGAAAGCACATAAGGGTTGCTTTCACCTTCATTAAGTCTGCTGAAACGGGATTTTTCAGAAAATTGTCAATTAATAAATAGTAACTGGTAACTAAATTCATAAAGTACTTTGAAAGTTTAACATAAAGGTCATCTTAATAGAATCACTGGGGAGAAGGGGAATTTCCCTGCCTTTCCTAGTTTGTATAATCAAATGTTAACTCAGTAATagaaatgttctgtttcttttaaaagttatggGTTGATTATTAcctataaactatcaaaaaatattttaatttactatttctgaccaaaaataaataatacaagtaCTAAAATGCTGCAAATTAACTATAATATCACCTATAAAACTACTGATTACTGTGAAGTCAATAGCAAAATGATCCCTGATTTATGAATCCTGTAAAGTTTTTGGTCAGGTCATCTTTTAAATGATACAAAAGTGTTCTGTAAGTTTCCCTTTACTATAAACTTCTCAATCAATTTATTAATGTAAATATAGTGTGAGGAATAAAAAAGCtcaatacaatataaatattatgtaatgcATTCAAAGCCCCCAAAGTTTTCCAAGTAAAATTCTGTATAAAGAGgtcaataaaattgttttgaaatatgtacttTACCTTTAACTTTGCTTTTCATTGGGGGAAGGGGGAAATATACTAAATAATCCAAGTTCTGGCCCTCACAAAATATGgcttaattctttaaaaagaaagatgaccCTGACATCTGCTGTTCTGTAATctattatgtatattttcttggggtgaaaaaaaaaagaggattcaTACCCTAGTGTGCAGGTAACATTAATAGCTGAAGAGGGTTAAGTATAGATCTCAGAGACCAAATAACTGCTTGGTTGTGTAGTTTCTCactcttcagtttctttaaacATGTaagcagttttaaaatttaatagctGAAAATCTCTTTAGTATTACACGTATATATGATTattaaatacacacaaacacaagtgTAAAAACACAAGCATTTGACAAGgtgcacttattttttaaattcagctaAAAGTATTCCTTTTGGACTTAGGAAAACTGGCTTAGAAAAATGATCAGAACCTGAATTTTAACAGAGAAAGGGGGCACTCAGAGAATTTTGAATACATAAAGCAAATCCCTATTCTTTATATGAAGGCATATGCTTTATAACATTTTACCACTACAGTTGCATACTCCATAAATCCAACAAGGATACTTTGACCCATATTTTAAAACTGCTATGTAAAAATGACCAGTCTCTCTTATGAGTCTAGTAAAAGTTAAAATGCACTGCCCAGCTTCTAACTACCCAATTAGTAGAGAGTTTACATTACTGAAAGTTCAAAACAGCTTCAgtgttaaatatttgtaaatctatTCAAGACCCTGAACAAACTGCAAATTTGGTTATTAGCAAAATGATAATGTATCGCCCACCAAAATGAAATCTGCAATTCATTTTGATaaactgaaaatgttttgaaGTGTCACAGCAGCAAATATATTAAAGTTACACTGAGGTTTTTCAATAGTAGGAGTGTGTCACAAtccttaaaatttaaagtagtcaTAACATCAACTAACCAGCACATTTAAACCAAAATTATCATTCTCAAGCTTTTTCTGTGCACATTATAAACATGCTCTAAGTTGCATTCCAACTTTCTTTTCTAACCTTACACATTagcttatttttcaaatgaaaaacaaaactaaattattttaataattaaatttaaattattttttgttcttagtACTCCATCTTATTATATTAAAGGGTTCTATAGCTGCTGGGGTTAACTATGTGTcagttttttttaagtatataccTTATAAACCCCAACTTCTTGCTAAATCAActattaaatgataaatattaaatttcattATACATATCctttaaggttttcttttctattcctggTGGATGCACTTGAGTGCATTTTGTATTTCATAGAATGCACTGTCGTGTACTAATactgtatatattaatttttcttagtaTGGAGATAGCTATTTAAACTTTGATTGGTTGCTTGATATACATACAACAAGTGTTAAGTATGTTGTATAGAATGTTTATAAACTATGAATATCATATTTCCATTATAAGATGGTTCAACTGAATGGCTGGAATGGTCTTTCACCAATAAAAATGTTTCACTTGACAATTACTCGTTTTCCCACAACGCTTTATGCTATTGACTACAAAGAAAACCTGAATCTTTTTCACCTATTTATACAAGGATTAAATACAAACTATCAGAATTAAGTAAGCAACTATATAATTCTGTCCACAGTGAAAACCctgaataaaactttttttcaaaagGCATGTAAGTGGTTTTTGAACTGTAAAATTTCATGTCTCCTGTCAGAGTGAGCATTTGTAATTCCCACGTGTGTATatagacacacaaatacacacctgtgcacatacacacacacgcaaacacacacacacacacacacacacaaacattttcCTAACAAGTAATCTACACAGGCTTGCTGCTGTTTTTGCAGCTGCCAGTCCCTGAATCTGTCATATTATATAACCCAGTGTCTGGTAATCGTAGTTTCTTCTTCGGAGGAGTCTTCAGTGTTCCAGATCTTTCTTTTACCTTGTATTCTAAAGTGCTGTGAGGTACCCCATAAATTCCTTGTGctttggaaacactcatttttcCGCTCATTACCATTGCAATAGCTTCTTCCATTATTTCATGATCATATTGCCGATAGCGGCCACGTTTTTTCCTGGGCTGCTTACTGTCTTTTCGATCTAATCCATCTTCAGTATTTTCAGAGGTTCCATCAACTGTTCCATTTTTAGAATTAAGACACAAAGGAGAGAGGTCCCCATGTAGAAAGTAAGAGTCAACACTTGAGTGAGTTACAGGCCCAGAACattctattttgttctgtttagggagtatatttttcagtttttggagAGCTGATCCTTCTAGGACTGAAGAGGTTTTGGAAACTTGATACATAACATCCAGCAGACCAGAACCATCAGGTTGTGATTTTGAGACAGAACTTACTCGTAGCTGAGGAATTTTTAACTGTACAGTAGGATTTGAAGTTTCATATTGgaggctttcatttttttctttaaactgagTGACCATTTTCTGTAGAGTTAGCTGATGGAGGTAAGTGGAAGCTGTTGGGAATTTTATTTCTGAGGTTTCAAGTAGATTGAGTTTACTTTTTTCTGTGCGCTCTGCTTGAGCTCTTGCCCACAAGGCTACTTTTTGCAGCACTGCACAAGTTTCTTTACTGTCCTTATATGAATAACTATCATGGAAATCtcgagttttgtttttaaaagatgcagGCTTCCCTGCTGGTAAGGCTTCTAAGTGAAGAAGTAAAGTTTTTTGAGGTATGCCATAAAGTATGCCTGCTTTATTTATGTCCAGTGCTCCAGACTGAATGTCTTTCAAAGCTTTTGAGAGCAAACCATCTGCAAACTCAGCACTTCTTTCCACATAGTCCTCTCTGTTTCTGTGTAGTCTCCTGGATGGATGGAATGAAACGATGGTAAACTGATGCATGAGAGACTCTCACACAGCTATGGAAGGGGAGGGTCCACTCCTTTATTATACTCCTTGCTTAGGTAACATCACTGCTTATGACacttttaagtctgtgagatgtaGTAGTTACTCCTTATCAAAGCAAACGCTACAGTCCTGGTAGGACAATGTGTCAATGATACGGTGGCCTCAACGGGCAGACCTTCCAAGAACATAAAATCCTAACTcagtatttgtaaaaatattctcATGATGTTGCTATTCCTCTGATAGATGCTTGCAGAGCAAcacttataaattttatttgtacaaTTAGAGCTCCATTATAAAAAGTACCCAAATCCTAAAGGAGTTTTTGTTAGTACAAACGTGACGTTACCGCTAAACAAGTAATAAAAGAGTCAACCCCTTTAAAGGAAATTTGTAGCAGCAGGAATATTTCCAAACACAAACATCCCATATTTCCACAAGACTAATTTTTCTCTAGACAAGAGCTTAAAACTTGAAACAAGTAGATGttatatttgaataatttaattttagatattataAATGTCACTTCTATTTCAAATTATCATTGTAATTTTCAAAGTTTCTCAAACAGAAAGCTTACCATACCTTACGACTCAAATACTACTACGGCCATAGTTGAAACAAATTACAGTCTACCTCTAAGATTTAAATGTGACAAAAAAGCTTCCTATGCAGTTAGTTAATGGGAAGATGcaaaaaagttgtaaaaaaaaatccaaaaatccaacAGAACAGCATTTCActactaattatttatttaatgattaatGACAC
This DNA window, taken from Pan troglodytes isolate AG18354 chromosome 3, NHGRI_mPanTro3-v2.0_pri, whole genome shotgun sequence, encodes the following:
- the LCORL gene encoding ligand-dependent nuclear receptor corepressor-like protein isoform X8; the encoded protein is MDKGRERMAAAAAAAAAAAAAAAQCRSPRCAAERRGFRRELDSWRHRLMHCVGFESILEGLYGPRLRRDLSLFEDCEPEELTDWSMDEKCSFCNLQREAVSDCIPSLDSSQSTPTEELSSQGQSNTDKIECQAENYLNALFRKKDLPQNCDPNIPLVAQELMKKMIRQFAIEYISKSGKTQENRNGSIGPSIVCKSIQMNQAENSLLEEQEGPLDLTVNRMQEQNTQQGDGVLDLSTKKTSIKSEESSICDPSSENSVAGRLHRNREDYVERSAEFADGLLSKALKDIQSGALDINKAGILYGIPQKTLLLHLEALPAGKPASFKNKTRDFHDSYSYKDSKETCAVLQKVALWARAQAERTEKSKLNLLETSEIKFPTASTYLHQLTLQKMVTQFKEKNESLQYETSNPTVQLKIPQLRVSSVSKSQPDGSGLLDVMYQVSKTSSVLEGSALQKLKNILPKQNKIECSGPVTHSSVDSYFLHGDLSPLCLNSKNGTVDGTSENTEDGLDRKDSKQPRKKRGRYRQYDHEIMEEAIAMVMSGKMSVSKAQGIYGVPHSTLEYKVKERSGTLKTPPKKKLRLPDTGLYNMTDSGTGSCKNSSKPV
- the LCORL gene encoding ligand-dependent nuclear receptor corepressor-like protein isoform X9, whose product is MDEKCSFCNLQREAVSDCIPSLDSSQSTPTEELSSQGQSNTDKIECQAENYLNALFRKKDLPQNCDPNIPLVAQELMKKMIRQFAIEYISKSGKTQENRNGSIGPSIVCKSIQMNQAENSLLEEQEGPLDLTVNRMQEQNTQQGDGVLDLSTKKTSIKSEESSICDPSSENSVAGRLHRNREDYVERSAEFADGLLSKALKDIQSGALDINKAGILYGIPQKTLLLHLEALPAGKPASFKNKTRDFHDSYSYKDSKETCAVLQKVALWARAQAERTEKSKLNLLETSEIKFPTASTYLHQLTLQKMVTQFKEKNESLQYETSNPTVQLKIPQLRVSSVSKSQPDGSGLLDVMYQVSKTSSVLEGSALQKLKNILPKQNKIECSGPVTHSSVDSYFLHGDLSPLCLNSKNGTVDGTSENTEDGLDRKDSKQPRKKRGRYRQYDHEIMEEAIAMVMSGKMSVSKAQGIYGVPHSTLEYKVKERSGTLKTPPKKKLRLPDTGLYNMTDSGTGSCKNSSKPV
- the LCORL gene encoding ligand-dependent nuclear receptor corepressor-like protein isoform X10, which translates into the protein MDHGYEETSVYLKDCIPSLDSSQSTPTEELSSQGQSNTDKIECQAENYLNALFRKKDLPQNCDPNIPLVAQELMKKMIRQFAIEYISKSGKTQENRNGSIGPSIVCKSIQMNQAENSLLEEQEGPLDLTVNRMQEQNTQQGDGVLDLSTKKTSIKSEESSICDPSSENSVAGRLHRNREDYVERSAEFADGLLSKALKDIQSGALDINKAGILYGIPQKTLLLHLEALPAGKPASFKNKTRDFHDSYSYKDSKETCAVLQKVALWARAQAERTEKSKLNLLETSEIKFPTASTYLHQLTLQKMVTQFKEKNESLQYETSNPTVQLKIPQLRVSSVSKSQPDGSGLLDVMYQVSKTSSVLEGSALQKLKNILPKQNKIECSGPVTHSSVDSYFLHGDLSPLCLNSKNGTVDGTSENTEDGLDRKDSKQPRKKRGRYRQYDHEIMEEAIAMVMSGKMSVSKAQGIYGVPHSTLEYKVKERSGTLKTPPKKKLRLPDTGLYNMTDSGTGSCKNSSKPV
- the LCORL gene encoding ligand-dependent nuclear receptor corepressor-like protein isoform X11; the encoded protein is MKKMIRQFAIEYISKSGKTQENRNGSIGPSIVCKSIQMNQAENSLLEEQEGPLDLTVNRMQEQNTQQGDGVLDLSTKKTSIKSEESSICDPSSENSVAGRLHRNREDYVERSAEFADGLLSKALKDIQSGALDINKAGILYGIPQKTLLLHLEALPAGKPASFKNKTRDFHDSYSYKDSKETCAVLQKVALWARAQAERTEKSKLNLLETSEIKFPTASTYLHQLTLQKMVTQFKEKNESLQYETSNPTVQLKIPQLRVSSVSKSQPDGSGLLDVMYQVSKTSSVLEGSALQKLKNILPKQNKIECSGPVTHSSVDSYFLHGDLSPLCLNSKNGTVDGTSENTEDGLDRKDSKQPRKKRGRYRQYDHEIMEEAIAMVMSGKMSVSKAQGIYGVPHSTLEYKVKERSGTLKTPPKKKLRLPDTGLYNMTDSGTGSCKNSSKPV